Proteins from a genomic interval of Rubinisphaera italica:
- a CDS encoding HD family phosphohydrolase — MKIFSSNKRSRVARKSHHRSGTQSLSQFFSLRYQRGRLVQQLIGFLGVIAIVVAIQGWIYPFTYRVGDRFPDGLAARMTFKVVNNFETSRVAKERERLVPLIFRNDSSPLKLAPDQLKAALGAIAEAETLADLNLDVRQAFGLIEGPSVPKIDLTNPTQGGAVDVSADVRFRFEQLKQAITPLDARQSDTHISSIIDEFTRLIQPLYKTGIIDAKDLTRRDLGLDSPLAIVDENVELPRPNPLEDTELWIAVSITDVAMSDLLNDAGFLGHRWSDFPRLETIRQPLEQWMRNQVRHTLEYDQASTQLARRWAGKQVEPVYDLINEGDEFLPPDGIVDTNLLNILIAEYDASLELFTFETRMARAAIVFLMVSILLVIASWYLFRFETGLVTSWARLSVFLAVITLAVFFGRLTSFDPVRGEVAIVVATSMIITVAYNQRLAVATAFLLSLLIAMATRINFAQFTVMLTAATIAVTCLQRVQSRSTIIKAGFLSGLLTFVVAWGMEILLYPSDSLYYWFDPLLLQLCLKYAGWCVLAGFILAGSLPFIESTFGVVTGISLLEMSDPSHPLLQELVRRAPGTYNHSIALGIIGEAAAKEIGADGLLVRVGAYFHDIGKIPKAEYFIENRPSGATNRHDTLAPAMSTLIIIGHVKDGVELAEEYHLPQVLIDFIEQHHGTTLVEYFFHAANKKADEEPDRKQDVEESAFRYPGPKPQTREAGILMLADCVESASRTLSEPTPARIRTLVHQLTMKRLLDGQFDECSLKLSEIHQIEESLIKSLISMHHGRIVYPESTKVQKTA, encoded by the coding sequence ATGAAAATATTTTCATCAAACAAGCGATCTCGAGTCGCACGGAAATCCCATCATCGATCCGGTACGCAGTCGTTATCGCAATTTTTCTCACTGCGATATCAACGAGGTCGTCTGGTTCAACAGTTGATTGGGTTTCTCGGTGTCATCGCAATCGTGGTTGCTATTCAGGGTTGGATTTACCCTTTCACATACCGGGTGGGCGATCGATTTCCTGATGGCTTAGCCGCCCGCATGACGTTTAAAGTCGTGAACAATTTTGAAACGTCTCGCGTTGCTAAGGAACGGGAACGGCTCGTTCCCTTAATTTTCCGCAACGATTCCAGCCCACTCAAACTTGCTCCCGATCAATTAAAAGCGGCCTTAGGGGCAATTGCGGAAGCGGAGACGTTAGCCGACTTGAACCTGGATGTTCGTCAGGCATTCGGACTGATCGAAGGCCCCTCAGTTCCAAAAATCGACCTCACAAATCCGACACAGGGAGGTGCCGTCGATGTCAGTGCCGATGTTCGTTTTCGTTTCGAGCAATTAAAACAAGCCATCACGCCACTCGATGCCCGACAATCCGACACACACATTTCCAGTATTATCGATGAGTTCACTCGTCTTATTCAACCCCTCTATAAGACAGGGATTATCGATGCCAAAGATCTCACTCGCAGAGATCTCGGCCTCGATTCACCTTTGGCCATTGTCGATGAGAACGTTGAATTGCCCCGTCCAAATCCACTGGAAGATACCGAACTCTGGATCGCAGTCAGCATTACCGATGTCGCGATGAGTGATCTTTTGAACGATGCTGGTTTCCTCGGTCATCGCTGGTCCGATTTTCCACGGCTGGAAACAATCCGGCAACCACTCGAACAGTGGATGCGAAATCAGGTTCGACATACACTCGAATACGACCAGGCCAGCACGCAGCTGGCTCGTCGCTGGGCCGGGAAGCAGGTGGAACCGGTTTACGATTTGATCAACGAAGGAGACGAATTCCTGCCTCCCGATGGGATCGTCGATACAAACCTGCTAAACATTCTTATCGCTGAGTACGATGCATCCCTCGAACTTTTCACATTTGAGACCCGGATGGCTCGTGCGGCCATTGTGTTTCTCATGGTGTCGATTCTGTTGGTGATTGCCTCATGGTATTTATTTCGATTCGAAACCGGATTAGTCACCAGTTGGGCGCGACTTTCTGTATTCCTTGCTGTCATCACACTGGCTGTATTTTTTGGACGATTGACTTCCTTCGATCCGGTACGTGGTGAAGTGGCGATTGTTGTTGCAACATCAATGATTATTACGGTGGCCTATAATCAGCGACTCGCTGTCGCGACAGCTTTTCTTTTGAGCCTGCTCATTGCGATGGCCACTCGAATTAATTTCGCTCAATTCACAGTCATGCTTACCGCGGCAACAATCGCTGTAACATGCCTGCAACGTGTCCAATCCCGATCCACAATCATCAAAGCAGGATTTCTCTCAGGTCTTCTCACTTTTGTTGTCGCCTGGGGAATGGAGATTTTGCTGTATCCATCCGACTCACTTTATTACTGGTTTGATCCCTTACTGCTGCAGCTTTGTCTCAAATACGCTGGCTGGTGTGTACTAGCGGGGTTCATTCTGGCGGGAAGTTTACCCTTTATCGAGTCGACATTTGGCGTCGTCACTGGAATTAGCCTACTCGAGATGAGTGACCCGTCTCATCCACTCTTACAAGAACTTGTCCGCCGTGCTCCTGGTACATATAACCACTCCATTGCACTTGGCATCATAGGCGAAGCAGCAGCGAAGGAAATTGGAGCCGATGGTCTTCTCGTTCGTGTTGGAGCTTATTTCCACGACATTGGAAAAATTCCCAAAGCCGAATACTTCATTGAGAACCGCCCCTCCGGAGCCACCAATCGACACGATACGCTTGCACCGGCAATGAGTACTCTCATCATTATCGGCCACGTCAAAGATGGGGTCGAGTTGGCCGAAGAGTATCACCTGCCGCAGGTTCTCATTGACTTCATCGAACAACATCACGGCACAACGCTGGTTGAGTATTTCTTCCATGCGGCTAATAAGAAGGCTGATGAAGAACCTGATCGCAAACAGGATGTCGAGGAATCAGCATTTCGATATCCTGGCCCCAAACCACAGACACGAGAAGCAGGTATTTTGATGCTGGCCGACTGTGTCGAATCAGCTAGCCGAACTCTCAGCGAGCCTACGCCGGCGCGCATAAGAACTCTCGTCCATCAATTGACGATGAAGCGATTGCTCGATGGTCAGTTCGATGAATGTTCTCTCAAACTGAGCGAGATTCATCAAATCGAAGAATCACTCATCAAGTCGCTCATCAGCATGCACCATGGCCGCATTGTTTACCCGGAATCTACCAAAGTCCAGAAAACCGCTTAA
- a CDS encoding PhoH family protein, producing MRKVCVAITDTSENLMTIDAPIERIRLVFGPQDAHLRALLKSIPVNVVSVDDQIRITGENTADVNKALEVLQTLCDKVKDRQEITSKEVNRLLEPTVILDDPVEDDLQNPKSERPVPRKQVAGKVTAKTSGQARYMHAIAENDLVFCSGPAGSGKTYLAVAMALEALRLERVRKIVLVRPAVEAGERLGFLPGDMLAKVNPFLRPLLDALRDMLDFDTVQKYIEHDVIEIVPLAFMRGRTLNDTFMILDEAQNTTITQMKMFLTRMGTESKIVVTGDETQNDLPANVQSGLSDAMRRLGKISGIANVKLDGRDIVRHRLVREIVNAYDNLTNKK from the coding sequence ATGAGAAAGGTCTGCGTGGCAATTACAGATACTTCAGAAAATCTAATGACGATTGACGCTCCCATCGAGCGAATTCGACTCGTCTTTGGCCCTCAAGATGCTCACTTACGGGCATTATTGAAGTCGATTCCCGTAAATGTCGTCTCAGTTGATGACCAGATTCGTATTACGGGAGAGAATACCGCAGATGTCAATAAAGCCCTGGAAGTGCTTCAAACACTCTGTGATAAGGTCAAAGACCGTCAGGAAATTACCTCCAAGGAAGTGAATAGACTGTTGGAGCCGACTGTCATTTTAGATGATCCTGTCGAAGACGATTTACAAAATCCCAAATCCGAACGACCTGTCCCTCGAAAACAGGTCGCAGGAAAGGTCACTGCGAAAACCAGCGGTCAGGCGCGCTACATGCATGCGATTGCCGAGAATGATCTGGTCTTTTGCAGCGGACCTGCAGGCTCGGGGAAAACCTATCTGGCGGTTGCAATGGCCCTTGAAGCTCTGCGATTGGAACGGGTACGAAAAATTGTACTCGTGCGACCTGCTGTCGAAGCCGGAGAACGGCTCGGTTTTTTGCCAGGGGATATGCTGGCCAAAGTGAATCCTTTTTTACGGCCACTGCTCGATGCACTTCGCGACATGCTCGATTTCGACACCGTCCAAAAGTACATCGAACACGATGTGATTGAAATTGTGCCTCTGGCCTTTATGAGGGGACGAACACTCAACGACACATTCATGATTCTGGACGAAGCCCAAAATACGACGATCACTCAGATGAAAATGTTTTTGACTCGAATGGGAACAGAGTCGAAAATTGTTGTGACTGGCGATGAAACGCAAAACGATTTACCAGCCAATGTTCAAAGTGGACTTTCCGATGCGATGCGTCGACTGGGAAAAATATCGGGAATCGCCAACGTAAAACTCGATGGGCGAGATATCGTCCGCCATCGACTCGTCCGTGAAATTGTCAATGCTTATGACAATCTGACCAACAAAAAATAA
- a CDS encoding ExeA family protein, producing MYETHFQLQDRPFSAAPDSRFVFQSKTFSHAIETLERTARQGVGIGMLTGAAGIGKTLLCKTLAEKLADDPLPVLLLNASFPTRSSLLQAILFELRRPYRKMTEQELRLELVAHGRDLCMYRTGVVLIVDEAHLLGEHVLEELRSLTNFIHHSRPIFRIILSGQPALEDILTRRSLEAINHKLEAHVCLDSLTKQESLEYLMTRVKQCGGDLLKIFEEAALETAIYAADGSPRCLNQLCDHACSLAFHSNSSTVTDQIVRSALSDLQKLPLHWNIPPLVESVSEESNSENELHSDTIEWGSDEELLQESDTEMLESPVEHLEDETFFDEEACSIEIGAAPIETPPEPHVSVGIETGVETNTVEVAENNAETEAEIEALDDSESELESSVLEAAEEPDLTREDISMESEIEDDFNSAFDDIDNELALLELDLSRELYSKIEHESVPEESAMIPEAEVVAPSEENVTDDDAGDDAGDDESFAQIELNETPETDSIEVAAEAVLTEELDEQVIEAEAILDRYAAMDARRLGQLDELESILREEQGLCEEDELETRIGQSVLNMCTDVSSELGYHDEDYVPHPEDVFGGPIDSKTARHDIVEPDYDVE from the coding sequence ATGTACGAAACACATTTTCAATTGCAGGATCGCCCATTTTCGGCTGCCCCCGATTCGCGTTTTGTGTTCCAATCAAAAACGTTCAGTCATGCAATAGAAACGCTCGAACGGACTGCTCGTCAGGGAGTCGGAATTGGCATGCTGACTGGAGCGGCGGGGATTGGAAAAACTCTGCTTTGCAAAACCCTGGCAGAGAAACTGGCTGATGATCCGCTGCCTGTACTCCTGTTGAATGCCAGTTTTCCAACTCGAAGTTCATTGCTTCAGGCAATATTGTTTGAACTTCGACGCCCGTATCGAAAAATGACCGAACAGGAGTTGCGGCTCGAACTTGTTGCCCACGGTCGAGATTTATGTATGTACCGCACTGGCGTCGTCCTGATTGTCGATGAAGCTCATCTTCTGGGCGAACATGTCCTGGAAGAACTTCGGTCGTTGACAAATTTTATCCATCATTCGCGACCAATCTTTCGGATAATTCTCAGTGGTCAGCCGGCATTGGAAGATATTTTGACGCGACGCAGTCTGGAAGCGATTAATCATAAGCTGGAAGCTCACGTCTGTCTCGACAGTCTGACAAAACAGGAATCGCTCGAATATCTGATGACACGAGTGAAGCAGTGTGGTGGCGATCTGCTAAAGATTTTTGAGGAAGCCGCTCTTGAAACAGCAATTTATGCTGCAGATGGAAGTCCACGATGTTTGAACCAATTGTGTGATCATGCCTGTTCACTGGCGTTTCACTCAAACAGTTCCACCGTAACCGACCAGATTGTGCGATCCGCTCTGAGTGATCTTCAAAAGCTGCCATTACACTGGAATATTCCACCTCTTGTCGAATCTGTATCAGAAGAAAGTAATTCCGAGAATGAACTTCATTCTGATACAATCGAATGGGGTTCTGACGAAGAGTTGCTGCAGGAGTCGGATACCGAGATGCTGGAAAGTCCCGTAGAGCATCTGGAAGATGAGACATTCTTCGACGAAGAAGCCTGCTCGATCGAAATCGGAGCAGCACCCATTGAAACTCCGCCTGAGCCTCACGTTTCTGTGGGCATTGAAACAGGCGTCGAAACAAATACTGTCGAGGTTGCTGAAAATAACGCTGAAACCGAGGCGGAAATTGAAGCCTTGGATGATTCTGAGTCAGAATTGGAAAGTAGTGTTCTGGAAGCAGCTGAAGAGCCTGACTTAACCAGGGAAGATATTTCCATGGAATCCGAGATAGAGGATGATTTTAATTCTGCATTCGATGATATCGATAATGAACTGGCTCTTCTGGAACTGGACTTGTCACGGGAACTCTACTCAAAAATTGAACATGAATCTGTTCCTGAAGAGTCTGCCATGATTCCGGAAGCGGAGGTTGTTGCTCCCAGTGAAGAAAATGTGACTGATGATGATGCTGGTGATGATGCTGGTGATGATGAAAGTTTTGCTCAGATCGAACTCAATGAGACTCCTGAAACCGATTCAATTGAAGTTGCAGCTGAGGCCGTCTTGACTGAAGAACTTGATGAGCAGGTGATTGAAGCAGAGGCAATTCTCGATCGCTATGCTGCGATGGATGCACGTCGCCTCGGACAACTCGATGAACTCGAATCAATTTTACGAGAGGAACAGGGCTTGTGTGAGGAAGATGAACTTGAAACCCGTATCGGGCAGTCCGTGCTCAATATGTGCACGGATGTCAGTTCAGAACTCGGATATCACGATGAAGATTACGTGCCTCATCCAGAAGATGTCTTTGGTGGACCAATCGACTCAAAAACCGCTCGACACGATATTGTCGAGCCGGATTATGATGTTGAGTAA
- a CDS encoding CPXCG motif-containing cysteine-rich protein, producing the protein MMNEASYVCDSCGEEIVIPIDITAGNSQEYVEDCPVCCHPHVVHVEILDEENVQAWAEPESD; encoded by the coding sequence ATGATGAACGAAGCCAGTTATGTTTGTGATTCCTGTGGCGAAGAAATTGTGATCCCGATCGATATCACAGCCGGGAATTCGCAGGAGTACGTCGAAGATTGCCCTGTCTGCTGTCATCCCCATGTCGTGCATGTCGAAATACTCGATGAAGAGAATGTCCAAGCGTGGGCGGAACCGGAATCCGACTGA